CCAACATAATGAACTGTTACCTCATCAGTAGGATTTGGATGTGGTCCTGTTCCCTGCTCGATGATTTTGTATTGTAAACCGCTTTCTGTTTTTTCCACACCTTCTTTCTTAATGTTTTCTGCAAAAAATTCATCAGCTATCTTCCTGTTTTCACCTGATTTCATCATAGTTTCTTCTTCTTGCTTTTGTCTTAATTCTTCCTGAAAAGCAAGCATAATTCTATCTTTTTCGATGTTATCAAAAATAGTAGAATCATATAACAAATCATTAACTCCTTTAGCAAAAGCTTCAGGAACAATGTCAATTGATTGGCTTTTAAAATTTTCACCAATTGTCATTCCAAGAGCATAACTAACTGAATCTTGTTCTGTTTCAAGTGTTACATCTGAATTGCCTTTTTTTGAATCACAGGATAAAAGTAATGCTGTGATTACAAATGTAAATAGCACAAATAATACGTTTTTTTTCATAATATAATATTTAATTTTTTTAATGTCTGAAATAAAGTTGTTATTTTGATACTTTAATAAGTTCAACTTCAAAGATTAAAGTAGAACCTCCGGGTATTTGCTGTCCTGCACCTCTTTCTCCATATCCTAATTCGGAAGGGATGTAAAAAATATATTTTGCACCTTCTTTCATTAGTTGTAAACCTTCTGTCCATCCGCTAATTACACGGTTGAGTGGGAATGTTGCTGGCTCACCTCTATCGTAAGATGCATCAAATTTTGTCCCGTCAATTAAAGTTCCTTTGTAATGAACTGTTACTGTATCGGTAGCTACAGGAGAAGTTCCTGTACCTTTTGTAATAACTTTGTACTGAAGTCCGCTTTCTGTTTCGATTACGCCTTCTTTCTTTTTGTTTTTTGCAAGAAATTCTATTCCTGCTGCTTTAACATTTTCCATTTCTTTTGATTGAATTTGTTTTTGTTTTTCTTGTAATTGTTTTTGAAAATCTGTCATTATCTTTTTTTCCATTTCATCTGTAAACAAAATGTCTTCCCCTGTTGTTGCATTTAAAATGCCTCTTGCAAGGGCTTCGGGTGTAACTTCAATTGATTGAGCTTTTAAGTTTTTCCCAATGTCTAATCCAATAGCATAACTAAATGAATCTACTTTGTTTTTTAATTTTACTTTTTCTATTTTTTGTGCTTGTCCAGAAAAACTAATCAAGCAAAAAATACTTAGTACTGAAATGTAAGTGAAAATTTTGTTTTGCATAATAAAATTTGTTTTTTATGAAATTTATCTGTTTTTTTAAAAAAGCAAAGGTAATAAAATGCAATAACATCCAAAGGAAAATCACTTG
The Bacteroidota bacterium DNA segment above includes these coding regions:
- a CDS encoding FKBP-type peptidyl-prolyl cis-trans isomerase — its product is MQNKIFTYISVLSIFCLISFSGQAQKIEKVKLKNKVDSFSYAIGLDIGKNLKAQSIEVTPEALARGILNATTGEDILFTDEMEKKIMTDFQKQLQEKQKQIQSKEMENVKAAGIEFLAKNKKKEGVIETESGLQYKVITKGTGTSPVATDTVTVHYKGTLIDGTKFDASYDRGEPATFPLNRVISGWTEGLQLMKEGAKYIFYIPSELGYGERGAGQQIPGGSTLIFEVELIKVSK
- a CDS encoding FKBP-type peptidyl-prolyl cis-trans isomerase, producing MKKNVLFVLFTFVITALLLSCDSKKGNSDVTLETEQDSVSYALGMTIGENFKSQSIDIVPEAFAKGVNDLLYDSTIFDNIEKDRIMLAFQEELRQKQEEETMMKSGENRKIADEFFAENIKKEGVEKTESGLQYKIIEQGTGPHPNPTDEVTVHYVGKLLDGTIFDSSKDRGQPATFPLNRVISGWTEGLQLISKGGHAILYIPADLAYGDRGAGEKIPGGSALIFEVELIDFTEAKASGEVQ